The window tattatttagctcattcacgtaagagactagacgtataagatttcatggatttagcgattaggagtgacagattgtttggtaaacgtatagcatgttctatatgttatagttatttgaatgactcttaccattatataaataaatgataaatgggttgtacttgtatagcgcttttctaccttcaaggtactcaaagcgctttgacactacttccacatttacccattcacacacacattcacacactgatggaaggagctgccatgcaaggcgctaaccagcagccactctcccactgcgccacgccgttacgttaacataccaggcacgttctcagttggttatttatgcgtcatataacgtacacttattcagcctgttgttcactattcttcatttattttaaattgcctttcaaatgtctattcttggtgttgggttttatcaatgaaatttccccaaaaaatgtgacttataactccagtgcgacttatgtttttttccttctttattatgcatttttggccggtgcgacttatactccgaaaaatacggaacctCCTTAATGCGCATTTTTGAGCACGCCATGTACCACTGGTCGAGGTGGAGGgctagcattgattgattgattgaaacttttattagtagattgcacagtacagtacatattccgtacaattgaccacagtGCAGAAATCCGGCTTCATCTGCCGGCAGGTACCGACAGATTCTTTTTCCAGTTTCGAGCTTCAGACATTTATCATAAAACTCGACAATCCGATTTTGTGCACATTAGTGTACCGCCCACCAAAATATGATAAAGACTTCACAGACTTCATAACCGTTCTGGCTTTAAGCTACGATCGATTTTTAATAGCTGGGGATTCTAATATCCATGTTTGCTGTGAATCGCGACccttggccaaatactttttaaGCCTAATAGACTCTTTAAATTTGACGGTGTCGGGCTCGACACAGGAAAAAGGACACACACTGGAGCTTGTTATCTTTTGGCTGCAATGTGTCTGAAGTTGAAACACATTTCTCGGATCATTTTGCTATATTATTTTCTGTAAAGTGCTTACAAAGCCAGGTTACTCCGTGCATCACAAATTGCATCATCGTTTTCCGAATCTATCATCTGAGATCCTTTCTCATTGTGATTTGCTTAACTTCACCCTAAATGAATTGCTTAATAACGCCTGCATGGAGGTCCTGGACACAGCGGCACCGTTCAAACAGTCACACACCAAACCAATGACGCAGCCGTGGCTGAACGACAGCACCCGCGAGCTCAGACGTGCGTGTCGACGCACTGAGCGCAAGTGGTAAAAAGACAACTTTTGCGTCTCTTTACAAATATTAAGAAACAGTCTAGTAAAATATTAAAGTAGCAAATAGCACCTATTTTTCTAATCTTGTGTCTAACAATAGCCACAAACCACAGGTGCTATTTAACACCTTGAACGTGCTTATTAATCCAGTGAACTCCAACAGTGTGGTGCTTTCTTCTCTCTGTGaacattttttgacatttttcacagAGAAAATATCAATGATTAGACTGTCCCTTCCTGCTGCTGTAGTCAGTGGAAACATGTCTTACTGCCTTTGAGAGTTTTGAGCCAGTGTCCCTCCCTTAATTAATCCCTTAATACTTTTTATGttcatattttaaatatttaaactaatttcatgtaaaaatatatagattttttactGTCTTCAGTTTTTCAGAATTTTAGCCAGTAACGTTTTATCCCCAGGATTTTTAATAAGAACACATTATTTGAAAAAACATGTAACATTGTCTCAAAAGTTAATTACTGTACTAATCTAGTTGACACAATTCCACAGCTTTACTCCCTACGTAGTTATGCAACATTAATAGACTCTAACTTGGCCAGTTTGCGTAACGGCCACATTTAGTTTTTACGCTATTTGTGCGCCATCGCTTATAAACACATTATAaggcacctggtctgccagagaattagAATGCTCTCTCGATATTCTTTCAAAAAAGCAACAAATCTAGTGGGGAATCTGAAATGACAGCCAATATTGCTCTCCAAcgagcagcgggtgctgctgTGGGTCCCTCCATCTAAAAGCACTTGCAGGCAACTCCATCTTGTgacattaaaaacaacaaaagaaagttgttttttatttattaattttttgtaaaAGCGTCGTGGCCAGTTACGCTGTGTAACCCACCATTGCTATAAATAAATTGATTAGTATTGTGGGAAACACTAATTTGTGATGGAATAAATGTATTCAAAGTTGAACTGATGTGATGACAATATACAATACATGATAATATCAGTGAACTTAACTCAGCGTGTTTGCGTCACCGTttcttgtgtgtgtttgcagtGCAGCTCCAGGGGTCAAGGGGAAAAAGAGATGTACACGCTGGGCATCACAAACTTTCCCATTCCAGGAGAGCCCGGCTTCCCGCTCAACGCCATGTACGCCAAGCCCGCTAACAAGCAGGAGGAAGGTGGGTGGTGTCATTAAAGTTTTCCAAAAAGTACAAGTCAAGCGACCATGTTAGTCGTTTCTACagttaagtgtttttatttctgcTCACTAAAAATGCATAACAAACATTTGCTCaggttattaccgtatttttcggactgtaaggcgcacttaaaatcctttcattttctcaaaaatccacaGTGTTCCTTTATAAACCGGTGCTCGTagtgtacgtattaattctggttgtgcttactgacctcaaagcaattttatttgggacACGATGTAATAACTGACCAGTAGTCACAAAGTCTGCGGTTTGACATCTGTTCAATTGAGAATGTACaacattacacactgcgctcaaaaatctacAAATGttctagtacgactttggtaaactacgaAGCTGCACTGCTTGATGGAACGCGGAACATTacggctcccataggcttcatagcttaccaaagtcgtactaaaacattttgatagatttttgagcgccgtgtgtaatgttctatattttcaaaggaacatataaaatgttggtgttgtttacttgagtcatattgccatcatagtgcagtttacacgtatcgcttgtttgactaccatctactggtcacacttatcattacaccatgtactaaataaaattgcttcgaggtcgataagcaataccagaattattccgtacattaggcgcaccgggttataaagcgcactgtcgagttttgagagaaaaatttattttaaatgcgccttatagtccggaaaataatgTAGTTAATAGGAAATCTCACACAATAAAACTATATTATGACAGCCAACAATTAAACAATAGTATTGATGTCCTGCTACTTTGTCCAGATACGATGAGGTTGTACCTGCAGCAGATCAGGCAGGAGACTGGCTTGAGACTATGTGACCGGGTGTTCGACTCCCAGACAGACAAACCCAGCAAGGTTAGTCCACTTTGCTCTGACATTTGAAATGCATGACAAGTCTTGTATGTTACGGTCTATCCCGAAACTTCATATTTTATACTGTGGAAAATAATATTGCATTCCACCGTGTTACACAGGGTTTAATTGCTTCAAGTATATTTTTGCGAATGTACACATTTTGGGAGAGCAATCACTTGAATAGAATGCATGTTCAGGCActtctgttatttttttatttataaaaacagtcattgtaaTGGGCATGTATTTACATAACTCCTATTACTCTATGCCATTAAATGTCAAGTCAACAAACGTATAGTTAATTTGATTAGGGTGCAATTTTATAAAGCACTGTTACTGTTATTGTTGCAGACACACATTTCTTACCAGGTTTTTGCTTCTTTCAGTGGTGGATGTGTTTTGTGAAAAAGCAGTTCATGAACAAGAGTCTGTCTGCTCCAGGACAGTAAATAAGCAGCAAGCAGGTTTTCATCTGCATCTGCAAGATGGATGCTTATTACTCAAGGACGGGTggttggaattttttttcttttgtggtGCAATTTTATACTCTTGAGTTCTCAAGGATGTCACCTTGCTTCAATGTGCACGTTACTCAAATTAAGCTGGTGCTTAATTCAATAAAGCAATTATGGATCTGGGACAATCATGTGGTCGTGTGTTTTGTACTGTGCATGTTATACAAAcctacatgtgctatttttaaaTGTGTCTGATAGTCAGCCCCTGCAGGAAGGTTctggacttttgtgtgtgtgtgattgaagtcattccaaaaaaaagttacAATGGTTTAAggccttttttcttctttttttacattgattccaaattcataaaatcacaagctgATGCAGTGTTGAGGGTTCTTTGTCATTTCAAACGGCAATGCGACATTCACGTCATCTTTGGTCGAGCTTCGTCATTTGTGTGTGCGGCACAATCACTTTTGCTTTTTGCAATTATTTTCTTCCGCCAGTTGATTTCCATCATCTGACTACTTTCTCTACACGTCACTAACACACTGATCTGTGGCATCCATGTTCCTTGCTCATTTAAAGAATGCAGTCATCTTccttttgttttcactttattgaaCTGCACATGTGGCATCGAGGCCTCATTTGGGCCTGTGCACGTTTATAGTGgaatctgataaagatcacattataATTTTAAAAAGTGCGCTGGAAAAAATCTGATATCGAAAGTCTTGATTTGGTCCACTTAGGCCTGCAGTATAAACATAGTCTGTCAGAAtagttgtatctaagttatcacaaaactctgttgccatgagttcccggctagcagacaaaagctgtctttgatcctaccaagaagaaggctcgtaaaactccactgtgtaggttgggaagcaacatgaaggtgttctgtttctttgatgtattgtaatcaacaaagatattgtcttgacctgaGAACTacgaagcggagaggaagcaggaccagactcgcctccaggcgaccttttcatttaactgttttacgaccttatctttgaactgttttgtggccaaaggcagcacctgtttacgacccccttcctttagaaacagctgttgccatataatcagggaaagtccaaataaaagaggaggcgtacaatctttcgtcagagcgtggtgagactgtcagacgtttctcctcaattgagccaaatttaataatGTCTCTGTTTaaatccttgcttcttgtcttgtttaatagatgtcatcagtgtttgaacctgacatagtcTTTGACCTTCAGGTCTAGGGTTAGCCTTCCTTTGCTCCCTGCCTGATTAATTGTTGATTTTAAACTTTCCTTCTTCCTTTATTTTCTTATTTCTTTCTTATTCCTTCTTCAAATATTCTTGGTGTTAACTGAGTCAGCCTTCACTCTTTTTCCGCATTCTCTCAACCTTTGCCCACTGTTTGTAATTTATTACAATTATTTCAAAACGGTAGGATAAAACTAACCCGACTCtctccagatccttgtagttcgctgagctccacacaaggatccgggatcgagggcattgcaaactccttcaagatagcaaaaaattaggggtgtaacggtacgtgtatttgtattggaccgtttcggttcggaggtgtaccgaacgagtttccacacggacatattaagtagcgtaacgcacgttgtgtaaacaatgcacaccgaggcacaacacacggcatgttagcagcgaccgggctacgatagactgaccatacgtcctcttttgaccggacatgtcctcttttgcggagctgtcagggcggagtttcttaaatgcctcaaatgtccggcattttgaattagggttgcgtgtattttcaatgtacgttcagggttaaaaacataacaaattgtGCGTGTAGCAGCATttatgagggaggggcagagacagagagagagagagagttatgataaacgcgcatgcgtcgccaggctctgctttttatccgtagatttatcagatttaattttttattatctatagcaggggtatcaaaattgtgccccggaggccatttgcggcccacagctaatgttttaaaggcccacggcacattctaaaaatactattaaaataaacaaaagtgaaataaaaaaggttaaatgtaatggaaaaagttgactaataaaacaaagctgttttttttctttcaaactgtcattgctcaaaacataatattgaatcaaaatcaatgttatgatgaattattgacctatccaaggttccgattacttcacatcaaatattccactaagaaaaatatttttggtggaagattttgcaaatttggtaaataaataacccaaaaatgtatattttgttgttttcttactgtactgaaaatgaaccgaactgtgacgtctaaaccgaggtacgtaccgaaccgaaatgtttgtgtactatTACACCCctacaaaaaataatgaaccaatcagtatcggcgggcgggatttcatagatgtgacgtagcgctgaagcgactgtttgattggctgcatgcagcgaggagtcgtgtgctgacattgattctgctattgcaactgttttgtcgaatatcgaatattaattattttaaaagatgaacagagaacttttcgctctgtcgttatccagaatgttggctgttctgttttggatttcccggcgtcgctctcatcagcgtcacgggttgattcggatgtgagtggttgaagtagcacgtcattcaagataacggacaagtggtttattcaatcacatacaattattttttaacaaagccccgccttctgaaatacatctcttattgagaactcccagatccttgtgtggagctcagcgaactacaaggatctggcgagagtcaggttaggatAAAACTACTTTCCATTTCATTTTGACTACCGAAATGATCATGTCACCACCTAAACGTTTTAGGTGTGACAATGCTAGCTAATTTTGACCGTAACTTGAATAATGCTAGCAAGCATATGGCTAACAAACACATATTGGAAGAGTTGTACAttcatcctgacctcatggtaaactaccgaccggtgtcccaccttccctttatttcgaaaatcctcgaaaaaattgtcgcacagcagctaaatgaacacttagtgtctaacaatctctgtgaaccttttcaatccggtttcagggcaaatcactctacggagacagccctcgcaaaaatgactaatgatctactgctgacgatggattctgatgcgtcatctatgttgctgcttcttgatcttagcgctgctttcgataccgtcgatcataatattttattagagcgtatcaaaacacgtattggtatgtcagacttagccttgtcgtggtttaactcttatcttactgacaggatgcaatgcgtctcccataataatgtgacctctgactatgttaaggtaacgtgcggagttcctcagggttcggttcttggccctgcactctttagtatttacatgctgccgctaggcgacatcatacgcaaatacggtgttagctttcattgctatgctgatgacacccaactctacatgcccctaaagctgaccaacacgccggattgtagtcagctggaggcgtgtcttaatgaaattaaacattggatgtccgctaacttcttgcaactcaacgccaagaaaacggaaatgctgattatcggtcctgctaaacaccgacatttatttaataataccaccttaacatttgacaaccaaacaattacacaaggcgaatcagtaaagaatctgggtattatcttcgacccaactctctcgtttgaatcacacattaagagtgttactaaaacggccttctttcatctccgtaatatcgctaaaattcgttctattttatccactagcgacgctgagatcattattcatgcgttcgttacgtctcgtctcgactactgtaacgtattattttcgggtctccctatgtctagcattaaaaaattacagttggtacaaaatgcggctgctagacttttgacaagaacaagaaagtttgatcatattacgcctatactggctcacctgcactggcttcctgtgcacttaagaagtgactttaaggttttactacttacgtataaaatactacacggtctagctccgtcctatcttgtcgattgtattgtaccatatgtcccggcaagaaatctgcgttcaaagaactccggcttattagtgattcccagagcccaaaaaaagtctgcgggctatagagcgttttctattcgggctccagtactatggaatgccctcccggtaacaattagagatgctacctcagtagaagcatttaagtcccatcttaaaactcatttgtatactctagcctttaaatagcccccctgttggaccagttgatctgccgtttcttttcttttctcctctgctccccttttccttgagggggggggggggcacaggtccggtggcca of the Nerophis lumbriciformis linkage group LG32, RoL_Nlum_v2.1, whole genome shotgun sequence genome contains:
- the arpc3 gene encoding actin-related protein 2/3 complex subunit 3, producing the protein MPAYHSTMLEGNTRTVANMALLPLKTQFKGPARGDGIDTDIIDEAIYYFKANVFFKNYEIKNEADRTLIYITLYISECLKKLQKCSSRGQGEKEMYTLGITNFPIPGEPGFPLNAMYAKPANKQEEDTMRLYLQQIRQETGLRLCDRVFDSQTDKPSKWWMCFVKKQFMNKSLSAPGQ